Proteins encoded within one genomic window of Misgurnus anguillicaudatus chromosome 18, ASM2758022v2, whole genome shotgun sequence:
- the sgcb gene encoding beta-sarcoglycan translates to MASEQEISNTPLKKSMREKAIERRTANKEHNSNFKAGYVPIEEERLHKTGLRGRKGIIAIAIIILLFLLALINLIITLVIWTVIRIGPGGCQSMEFHESGLLRFKQKADMGVVHPLHKSTVGGRKDQNLVITGNNNPVVFQQGNTKLSVEEDKTSIVSDLGISFTDPRTQTTFFSTDFDNHEFHLPKEVKVLNVKKASTERITSNASSDLTIKGDGKAIIRGNEGVYIMGKTVEFNMGGDIELKAENSIILNGSVMFSPSHIPNSSLDGKLYFSDVERYKLCMCADGTLFRVQVKYSNMGCQTSDNPCGAAH, encoded by the exons ATGGCGTCCGAGCAG GAAATCTCAAACACGCCGCTGAAGAAGTCCATGAGGGAGAAAGCTATTGAGCGCAGGACAGCAAATAAAGAACACAACAGTAATTTTAAGGCTGGATATGTTCCTATTGAAGAGGAGAGGCTCCATAAGACCGGACTGAGGGGTCGCAAAGGCATCATTGCCATCGCCATCATCATTCTACTTTTTCTGCTTGCGCTTATCAACCTCATT ATAACTCTGGTGATATGGACGGTGATACGGATAGGTCCTGGAGGTTGTCAAAGTATGGAGTTTCACGAGAGCGGACTGCTACGCTTCAAACAGAAGGCCGATATGGGCGTGGTCCATCCACTGCACAAGAGCACAGTGGGCGGTAGGAAAGACCAGAACCTTGTCATCACAGGCAACAATAACCCG GTGGTTTTCCAGCAGGGCAACACTAAGTTAAGCGTGGAGGAAGACAAGACGTCTATCGTCAGTGACTTGGGCATCTCATTCACTGACCCCCGCACTCAGACCACTTTCTTTAGCACTGATTTTGACAACCATGAGTTCCACTTGCCCAAAGAGGTCAAAGTTCTCAATGTGAAGAAAGCCTCTACTGAGAGA ATCACCAGTAATGCGTCCTCTGACCTCACTATCAAAGGAGATGGTAAAGCCATTATTCGGGGCAATGAGGGAGTGTACATCATGGGCAAAACGGTGGAGTTTAACATGGGTGGGGACATTGAGCTGAAAGCG GAAAACAGCATCATTCTGAATGGATCGGTGATGTTTAGTCCATCACATATACCCAACTCGTCTCTAGACGGAAAATTGTATTTCAGTGATGTGGAGAGGTATAAACTGTGCATGTGTGCAGACGGGACCCTGTTCAGAGTGCAGGTCAAATACTCCAACATGGGCTGCCAAACCTCCGACAACCCCTGTGGAGCAGCACACTAA
- the spata18 gene encoding mitochondria-eating protein isoform X1, whose product MADTLRRLVNSSPYSVLQDKLEAWYKDYHVISCDHNLNRCCELVELTSKVQAQLFSILNLTAQEGGHYAGIDTLKSRLLPWLGSCFTIAASSVSTDTSLSLIQESVEKERRIREMSSTHESDMQKIEDQLCSTRMELDSVKQELADTQIDLDSTKNRSATTLLATEDEILHLKAELRAAQDQVALYKRKLDVLDDYERQVRILKDEVSFLTAEKSVLQERLVRSRSPSPLPRRSRSVSPVRGDSPTRAQLTSSSRHARLVSRFSDLYATERMESQSLLRRYIDDLETVQKIIFIAVVESFQAAKLAYRQFKIRVRKSLSSTHIGPESLEDAVVDYIVRNLDLYDVQTSVNDVINAMNVNPRISFPPEVDFVLISSFIREACRIAFAMQTLDPPLDLAFSSEGELYSDVKYRRSFDSEFTAPLVVYHVWPALVEGDAVILKGEAVTKRGALWKSRSRSSSPVRSLSRSGSPTRTFMPSRSRSPSPGRLSTSRL is encoded by the exons ATGGCTGACACTTTACGAAGACTGGTGAACTCTTCCCCTTACAGTGTTTTGCAAGACAAACTTGAAGCCTGGTATAAAGACTACCAC GTGATCTCTTGTGACCACAACCTGAATCGCTGCTGTGAGCTGGTGGAGCTCACCTCTAAAGTTCAAGCTCAGTTGTTCTCCATACTAAACCTTACAGCACAAGAGG GAGGACATTATGCAGGGATTGACACTCTTAAATCTCGCCTTTTACCATGGCTTGGCTCCTGCTTTACTATTGCAGCATCCTCAGTTTCCACGGATACAAGCCTCAGTCTCATTCAG GAATCTGTGGAGAAAGAGCGCAGGATTCGTGAAATGTCTTCTACTCATGAGAGTGACATGCAGAAAATAGAAGATCAGCTGTGTTCTACACGCATGGAGTTGGACTCAGTTAAACAGGA ACTGGCTGATACTCAGATTGATCTGGATTCCACGAAGAATAGATCAGCAACAACACTACTGGCTACAGAGGATGAAATACTACATCTTAAAGCAGA GTTACGTGCAGCTCAAGATCAGGTTGCTTTGTATAAGAGAAAGTTGGATGTTTTGGATGACTATGAGAGGCAGGTCAGGATCCTGAAAGATGAGGTCTCTTTCCTCACTGCTGAGAAATCTGTTCTGCAGGAGAG ATTGGTCAGGAGCCGTTCACCTAGTCCTCTTCCCCGTCGAAGTCGCTCTGTGAGCCCTGTTCGAGGCGATTCTCCTACACGGGCTCAGCTCACCAGCTCCTCTCGGCACGCGCGGCTGGTCTCTCGTTTCTCAGACCTGTATGCTACTGAGAGAATGGAGTCTCAGAGTCTCCTGCGCAGATACATTGACGACCTGGAAACAGTCCAGAAGATCATTTTCATTGCTGTTGTG GAATCCTTCCAGGCTGCTAAACTGGCCTATCGACAGTTTAAGATACGTGTAAGGAAGTCTCTTTCCTCCACACACATTGGCCCTGAGAGTCTAGAGGATGCAGTGGTGGATTATATTGTGAGAAATCTGGACCTGTACGATGTGCAAACCAGCGTTAAT GACGTCATAAATGCGATGAACGTAAATCCACGCATTTCTTTCCCGCCGGAGGTTGACTTTGTCCTGATCAGCAGCTTTATCAGGGAAGCGTGTCGAATAGCTTTCGCCATGCAGACTCTGGACCCTCCACTAGATCTGGCCTTCAGCTCAGAAGGAGAACTGTACAGCGATGTGAA GTACAGACGTAGTTTTGATTCAGAGTTCACTGCTCCTCTGGTGGTGTATCATGTGTGGCCGGCGCTGGTGGAGGGAGATGCTGTCATACTGAAAGGAGAGGCAGTGACCAAAAGAGGAGCGCTG TGGAAAAGCAGGAGTCGTAGCTCCAGCCCTGTTCGCTCCCTATCTCGCTCAGGAAGCCCCACCCGCACATTT ATGCCCAGTCGTAGTCGAAGTCCCTCGCCTGGACGTCTCTCTACTAGTCGACTTTAA
- the spata18 gene encoding mitochondria-eating protein isoform X2, whose translation MADTLRRLVNSSPYSVLQDKLEAWYKDYHVISCDHNLNRCCELVELTSKVQAQLFSILNLTAQEGGHYAGIDTLKSRLLPWLGSCFTIAASSVSTDTSLSLIQESVEKERRIREMSSTHESDMQKIEDQLCSTRMELDSVKQELADTQIDLDSTKNRSATTLLATEDEILHLKAELRAAQDQVALYKRKLDVLDDYERQVRILKDEVSFLTAEKSVLQERLVRSRSPSPLPRRSRSVSPVRGDSPTRAQLTSSSRHARLVSRFSDLYATERMESQSLLRRYIDDLETVQKIIFIAVVESFQAAKLAYRQFKIRVRKSLSSTHIGPESLEDAVVDYIVRNLDLYDVQTSVNDVINAMNVNPRISFPPEVDFVLISSFIREACRIAFAMQTLDPPLDLAFSSEGELYSDVKYRRSFDSEFTAPLVVYHVWPALVEGDAVILKGEAVTKRGALWKSRSRSSSPVRSLSRSGSPTRTFVSFCDD comes from the exons ATGGCTGACACTTTACGAAGACTGGTGAACTCTTCCCCTTACAGTGTTTTGCAAGACAAACTTGAAGCCTGGTATAAAGACTACCAC GTGATCTCTTGTGACCACAACCTGAATCGCTGCTGTGAGCTGGTGGAGCTCACCTCTAAAGTTCAAGCTCAGTTGTTCTCCATACTAAACCTTACAGCACAAGAGG GAGGACATTATGCAGGGATTGACACTCTTAAATCTCGCCTTTTACCATGGCTTGGCTCCTGCTTTACTATTGCAGCATCCTCAGTTTCCACGGATACAAGCCTCAGTCTCATTCAG GAATCTGTGGAGAAAGAGCGCAGGATTCGTGAAATGTCTTCTACTCATGAGAGTGACATGCAGAAAATAGAAGATCAGCTGTGTTCTACACGCATGGAGTTGGACTCAGTTAAACAGGA ACTGGCTGATACTCAGATTGATCTGGATTCCACGAAGAATAGATCAGCAACAACACTACTGGCTACAGAGGATGAAATACTACATCTTAAAGCAGA GTTACGTGCAGCTCAAGATCAGGTTGCTTTGTATAAGAGAAAGTTGGATGTTTTGGATGACTATGAGAGGCAGGTCAGGATCCTGAAAGATGAGGTCTCTTTCCTCACTGCTGAGAAATCTGTTCTGCAGGAGAG ATTGGTCAGGAGCCGTTCACCTAGTCCTCTTCCCCGTCGAAGTCGCTCTGTGAGCCCTGTTCGAGGCGATTCTCCTACACGGGCTCAGCTCACCAGCTCCTCTCGGCACGCGCGGCTGGTCTCTCGTTTCTCAGACCTGTATGCTACTGAGAGAATGGAGTCTCAGAGTCTCCTGCGCAGATACATTGACGACCTGGAAACAGTCCAGAAGATCATTTTCATTGCTGTTGTG GAATCCTTCCAGGCTGCTAAACTGGCCTATCGACAGTTTAAGATACGTGTAAGGAAGTCTCTTTCCTCCACACACATTGGCCCTGAGAGTCTAGAGGATGCAGTGGTGGATTATATTGTGAGAAATCTGGACCTGTACGATGTGCAAACCAGCGTTAAT GACGTCATAAATGCGATGAACGTAAATCCACGCATTTCTTTCCCGCCGGAGGTTGACTTTGTCCTGATCAGCAGCTTTATCAGGGAAGCGTGTCGAATAGCTTTCGCCATGCAGACTCTGGACCCTCCACTAGATCTGGCCTTCAGCTCAGAAGGAGAACTGTACAGCGATGTGAA GTACAGACGTAGTTTTGATTCAGAGTTCACTGCTCCTCTGGTGGTGTATCATGTGTGGCCGGCGCTGGTGGAGGGAGATGCTGTCATACTGAAAGGAGAGGCAGTGACCAAAAGAGGAGCGCTG TGGAAAAGCAGGAGTCGTAGCTCCAGCCCTGTTCGCTCCCTATCTCGCTCAGGAAGCCCCACCCGCACATTTGTGAGTTTCTGTGATGACTGA